A single region of the Leptodactylus fuscus isolate aLepFus1 chromosome 5, aLepFus1.hap2, whole genome shotgun sequence genome encodes:
- the LOC142202256 gene encoding olfactory receptor 6F1-like translates to MKVDDVNSTTVTEFLILGFPGLNDYKLTFFSIILMMYSMTICENLLIISLVSTSQRLQSPMYFFLGHLALSDIVLITSIVPKFLDVVIREGSTIPYLECLAQIYLYGGTVSTECFLLTAMSYDRYLAICRPLHYMSIMSVKLRYGLVISSWVISFTLVIITLVLLCDLDFCGPNIINHFFCDFVPLLELSCSDTTAVSIDMMVLSVPIILLPFLFIIVSYVSIFITIFGISSTSGRQKTFSTCSSHLVVVSIYYGSMLIIYLVPFKGHLLNVNKFISLVYIVLTPLLNPIIYSLRNKEIQASLMKSLTVGG, encoded by the coding sequence ATGAAGGTGGACGATGTGAACTCTACCACAGTCACTGAGTTCCTTATATTGGGATTCCCCGGTCTGAATGATTACAAGTTGACTTTCTTCTCCATTATTCTCATGATGTATTCCATGACTATATGTGAGAACCTCTTGATCATTTCACTGGTGTCCACAAGCCAACGTCTCCAGTCTCCAATGTATTTCTTCCTTGGACATTTGGCTCTGTCAGACATCGTCCTTATAACAAGTATTGTTCCTAAGTTTTTGGATGTTGTCATAAGGGAAGGGAGCACTATACCTTATCTTGAGTGTTTGGCTCAGATTTATCTGTATGGGGGAACAGTTAGTACCGAATGTTTTCTTCTCACGGCCATGTCCTATGACCGGTACTTGGCCATCTGTAGACCTCTCCATTATATGTCAATAATGAGTGTGAAGCTTAGATACGGCCTGGTCATCTCCTCCTGGGTCATCAGCTTTACGTTGGTGATTATCACACTTGTCCTTTTATGTGACTTAGatttctgtggaccaaatattaTTAACCATTTCTTTTGTGACTTTGTCCCTCTTCTAGAACTTTCTTGCTCAGACACAACTGCTGTGAGTATTGACATGATGGTCCTCTCGGTTCCAATAATTTTGTTGCCTTTCCTGTTTATAATCGTATCCTATGTCTCTATTTTTATCACCATTTTTGGAATTTCCTCCACGTCAGGCCGACAAAaaaccttctccacctgtagctctcaTTTGGTGGTGGTTTCCATCTATTACGGCTCCATGCTTATCATCTACTTGGTGCCTTTCAAAGGACATTTATTGAATGTTAATAAGTTTATTTCCCTGGTCTATATTGTACTGACCCCCCTCctaaaccccattatatacagtctaagGAACAAGGAGATTCAGGCTTCCTTAATGAAATCTCTCACAGTCGGTGGTTAG